Proteins from one Ananas comosus cultivar F153 linkage group 5, ASM154086v1, whole genome shotgun sequence genomic window:
- the LOC109710818 gene encoding 3beta-hydroxysteroid-dehydrogenase/decarboxylase-like isoform X1 gives MAISEPGQLPAEPNRIPCTVTFGRSSFLGRSLVAALVSSGHWTVRVADPYPSPGPAHQPGSPGPFHLPVDFSDRSQVIPALAGSVVVFHIDPTTTTSSSSIFSTTTPNFSELHALAIGATKTLISAAIECGVRRVVYTGSAAFAFDGCRDVVLGDESVPYPDKYEDILDELRAQVEMMVLDANGRGGMATCALRPSYPFGPGDPNLVPFFVACATSFWNKFIVGDGKNMYDFTYVENVAHANICAEKALRSDPASVAGKSFFVTNDEPVELWEFISSIQEGLGYQSCRLDVGGFFQKVLILSVSFRATINISANLVFLVVLLARKFSEKVFLHRISNPIPGPATVHALSCTRTFSCSRAKSILGYSPVLSMEEGIMRTLESFSELAKDSGSSRLRDFTAPSKADQLLGGGVAADILLWRDEKKTFTYLALLFLLFYWFLLSGRTFISSFARILLLVSVTLFVHGILPSSMFGLTIEKVPSSCFEVSEQTLQNLFSFVASIWNKGFHVMKLLARGDDWEVLFKSIASICILKLLFRFSLATLIGVGLTCMFIIFIVYEQCEEEVNSLIATGSVRIEALKKKIVSKLSSFLTKYIPQS, from the exons ATGGCGATCTCCGAACCCGGTCAACTCCCGgccgaaccgaaccggatcccctGCACCGTTACCTTCGGCCGGTCCAGCTTCCTCGGCCGCTCCCTCGTCGCCGCGCTCGTCTCCTCCGGCCATTGGACCGTCCGGGTCGCCGACCCCTACCCTTCCCCCGGTCCGGCCCACCAACCCGGTTCACCCGGCCCGTTTCACCTCCCGGTCGACTTCtcggaccggtcccaggtcatCCCCGCCCTCGCCGGATCCGTCGTCGTCTTCCACATCgaccccaccaccaccacctcttcctcctccattttctccaccaccacccccaATTTCTCCGAACTCCACGCCCTAGCCATTGGGGCcaccaaaaccctaatctcCGCTGCAATCGagtgcggcgtgcgccgcgtCGTCTACACCGGCTCCGCCGCATTCGCCTTCGACGGCTGCCGCGACGTCGTGCTCGGCGACGAGTCCGTGCCCTACCCCGATAAG TATGAGGACATTTTGGATGAGCTGAGGGCGCAGGTGGAGATGATGGTGTTGGACGCGAACGGGAGGGGTGGGATGGCGACGTGCGCGCTCCGGCCGAGCTATCCGTTCGGGCCAGGGGATCCGAATCTCGTGCCGTTCTTCGTTGCATGTGCGACATCCTTTTGGAATAAG TTTATAGTAGGAGATGGTAAAAATATGTATGACTTCACATATGTGGAGAATGTGGCCCATGCTAATATTTGTGCTGAGAAAGCTCTACGTTCAGACCCAGCTTCTGTTGCAGGAAAG TCGTTTTTTGTTACAAATGATGAGCCGGTGGAGCTTTGGGAGTTTATTTCTAGTATACAAGAAGGCTTGGGATATCAGAG CTGTAGGTTGGATGTAGGTGGTTTCTTTCAGAAAGTGCTGAtactatctgtttcattcagGGCCACAATTAATATTTCTGCCAATCTTGTATTCCTAGTTGTTCTGCTTGCCAGAAAGTTTAGCGAAAAGGTGTTTTTGCATAGAATATCCAATCCAATACCTGGTCCTGCTACTGTTCACGCTCTCTCATGCACGAGGACTTTCAGTTGTTCGAGAGCTAAGAGCATTCTTGGTTATTCTCCAGTCTTATCAATGGAG GAAGGTATCATGCGAACTTTGGAGTCATTCTCAGAACTAGCTAAAGATTCAGGTTCTTCAAGACTACGAGATTTTACTGCACCGTCAAAAGCAGACCAACTATTAGGTGGCGGAGTAG CTGCTGATATATTGCTATGGAGGGATGAGAAGAAAACATTTACTTATCTGGCTTTACTCTTTCTGCTGTTCTACTGGTTTCTGCTTTCCGGAAGAACTTTTATCTCTTCGTTTGCAAGAATCTTATTGCTGGTCTCAGTCACTCTTTTTGTCCATGGCATCCTACCTTCGTCAAT GTTTGGTCTGACAATCGAGAAGGTCCCATCATCTTGCTTTGAAGTCTCAGAGCAAACGTTGcaaaatttgtttagttttGTGGCATCTATATGGAATAAAGGCTTTCATGTAATGAAGTTGCTTGCCAGAGGTGATGACTGGGAAGTTCTTTTCAAG TCGATTGCTTCTATATGTATTCTCAAGTTGCTGTTCCGTTTCTCACTCGCAACATTGATTGGAGTTG gGTTGACATGCATGTTCATCATCTTCATTGTCTATGAACAGTGTGAAGAGGAAGTCAACAGTCTAATTGCAACAGGCTCAGTTAGAATTGAagcattaaagaaaaaaattgtcagTAAACTATCAAGCTTCTTGACGAAATATATTCCCCAAAGTTGA
- the LOC109711104 gene encoding calreticulin-3-like, whose protein sequence is MTLLAPLSLPLRLVFLSLLLHLSSSEVFFEERFDDGWESRWVKSDWKRSEGKAGSFKHTAGKWAGDPDDKGIQTHTDARHFAISAKFPEFSNKNRTLVVQYSIKFEQDIECGGAYIKLLSGYVNQKKFGGDTPYSFMFGPDLCGTQTKKLHVILSYQGQNYPIKKDLQCETDKLTHVYTFILRPDASYSILVDNRERDSGSMYTDWDILPPRKIKDINAKKPLDWDDREYIDDPNDAKPEGYDSIPREIPNPKAKKPDSWDEDEDGIWKPPKIPNPAYKGSWKRKRIKNPNYKGKWKIPWIDNPEFEDDPDLYVLKPLKYVGIEVWQVKAGSVFDNILICDDPEYAKQVVEETWARNKEAEKEAFEEAEKERKAREDEEARRAREEGERRRQERGYDRRHRDRERYKDKYRRRDHRDYLDDYHDEL, encoded by the exons ATGACACTTCTTGCTCCACTTTCTCTTCCCCTCCGCCTCgtctttctctccctcctcctccatctctcCTCTTCCGAGGTCTTCTTCGAGGAGCGCTTCGATG ATGGTTGGGAGAGTCGATGGGTGAAATCGGACTGGAAAAGGAGTGAAGGAAAAGCCGGTTCATTCAAGCACACCGCTGGAAAGTGGGCGGGAGATCCAGATGACAAAG GAATTCAAACGCACACGGATGCTAGGCATTTTGCAATTTCAGCGAAGTTCCCAGAATTTAGTAACAAGAACAGGACACTGGTGGTCCAATATTCTATAAAGTTTGAGCAGGACATAGAGTGTGGCGGTGCTTACATCAAGCTTCTTTCTGGTTATGTCAATCAAAAGAAATTTGGCGGTGATACTCCATACAG TTTCATGTTCGGGCCTGACCTATGTGGCACGCAAACAAAGAAGCTTCATGTTATACTCTCCTACCAGGGACAGAATTATCCTATCAAGAAGGATCTACAATGTGAGACAGACAAGTTAACACATGTCTACACCTTTATTCTTAGGCCTGATGCCTCATATAGTATTCTGGTCGATAACCGGGAAAGAGATTCTGGAAGCATGTATACTGACTGGGATATCCTTCCGCCTCGAAAGATTAAGGACATTAATGCAAAAAAG CCGCTAGACTGGGATGACAGGGAATATATTGATGATCCTAATGACGCTAAGCCAGAG GGATATGATTCTATTCCACGTGAAATTcctaatccaaaggctaaaaag CCTGATTCATgggatgaagatgaagatggaaTTTGGAAACCGCCAAAGATACCAAATCCAGCTTATAAGGGATCATGGAAGCGAAAG AGAATCAAGAACCCAAATTACAAGGGGAAGTGGAAGATCCCCTGGATCGACAATCCAG AGTTTGAAGATGATCCAGATCTGTATGTGCTAAAGCCTTTGAAATATGTTGGTATCGAAGTGTGGCAG GTAAAGGCTGGTTCAGTTTTTGACAATATTCTGATATGTGATGACCCAGAGTATGCAAAACAAGTTGTAGAAGAAACTTGGGCGAGGAATAAAGAG gCTGAGAAAGAGGCCTTTGAGGaggcagagaaagagagaaaagctaGAGAAGACGAG GAAGCCAGGCGTGCAAGGGAGGAAGGTGAGAGACGGCGGCAAGAGAGGGGATATGATAGGCGACATCGTGACAGGGAGAGGTACAAGGATAAATATCGAAGG CGTGATCACCGGGATTATTTGGATGATTATCAT GATGAATTATGA
- the LOC109710818 gene encoding 3beta-hydroxysteroid-dehydrogenase/decarboxylase-like isoform X2, producing the protein MAISEPGQLPAEPNRIPCTVTFGRSSFLGRSLVAALVSSGHWTVRVADPYPSPGPAHQPGSPGPFHLPVDFSDRSQVIPALAGSVVVFHIDPTTTTSSSSIFSTTTPNFSELHALAIGATKTLISAAIECGVRRVVYTGSAAFAFDGCRDVVLGDESVPYPDKYEDILDELRAQVEMMVLDANGRGGMATCALRPSYPFGPGDPNLVPFFVACATSFWNKFIVGDGKNMYDFTYVENVAHANICAEKALRSDPASVAGKSFFVTNDEPVELWEFISSIQEGLGYQRATINISANLVFLVVLLARKFSEKVFLHRISNPIPGPATVHALSCTRTFSCSRAKSILGYSPVLSMEEGIMRTLESFSELAKDSGSSRLRDFTAPSKADQLLGGGVAADILLWRDEKKTFTYLALLFLLFYWFLLSGRTFISSFARILLLVSVTLFVHGILPSSMFGLTIEKVPSSCFEVSEQTLQNLFSFVASIWNKGFHVMKLLARGDDWEVLFKSIASICILKLLFRFSLATLIGVGLTCMFIIFIVYEQCEEEVNSLIATGSVRIEALKKKIVSKLSSFLTKYIPQS; encoded by the exons ATGGCGATCTCCGAACCCGGTCAACTCCCGgccgaaccgaaccggatcccctGCACCGTTACCTTCGGCCGGTCCAGCTTCCTCGGCCGCTCCCTCGTCGCCGCGCTCGTCTCCTCCGGCCATTGGACCGTCCGGGTCGCCGACCCCTACCCTTCCCCCGGTCCGGCCCACCAACCCGGTTCACCCGGCCCGTTTCACCTCCCGGTCGACTTCtcggaccggtcccaggtcatCCCCGCCCTCGCCGGATCCGTCGTCGTCTTCCACATCgaccccaccaccaccacctcttcctcctccattttctccaccaccacccccaATTTCTCCGAACTCCACGCCCTAGCCATTGGGGCcaccaaaaccctaatctcCGCTGCAATCGagtgcggcgtgcgccgcgtCGTCTACACCGGCTCCGCCGCATTCGCCTTCGACGGCTGCCGCGACGTCGTGCTCGGCGACGAGTCCGTGCCCTACCCCGATAAG TATGAGGACATTTTGGATGAGCTGAGGGCGCAGGTGGAGATGATGGTGTTGGACGCGAACGGGAGGGGTGGGATGGCGACGTGCGCGCTCCGGCCGAGCTATCCGTTCGGGCCAGGGGATCCGAATCTCGTGCCGTTCTTCGTTGCATGTGCGACATCCTTTTGGAATAAG TTTATAGTAGGAGATGGTAAAAATATGTATGACTTCACATATGTGGAGAATGTGGCCCATGCTAATATTTGTGCTGAGAAAGCTCTACGTTCAGACCCAGCTTCTGTTGCAGGAAAG TCGTTTTTTGTTACAAATGATGAGCCGGTGGAGCTTTGGGAGTTTATTTCTAGTATACAAGAAGGCTTGGGATATCAGAG GGCCACAATTAATATTTCTGCCAATCTTGTATTCCTAGTTGTTCTGCTTGCCAGAAAGTTTAGCGAAAAGGTGTTTTTGCATAGAATATCCAATCCAATACCTGGTCCTGCTACTGTTCACGCTCTCTCATGCACGAGGACTTTCAGTTGTTCGAGAGCTAAGAGCATTCTTGGTTATTCTCCAGTCTTATCAATGGAG GAAGGTATCATGCGAACTTTGGAGTCATTCTCAGAACTAGCTAAAGATTCAGGTTCTTCAAGACTACGAGATTTTACTGCACCGTCAAAAGCAGACCAACTATTAGGTGGCGGAGTAG CTGCTGATATATTGCTATGGAGGGATGAGAAGAAAACATTTACTTATCTGGCTTTACTCTTTCTGCTGTTCTACTGGTTTCTGCTTTCCGGAAGAACTTTTATCTCTTCGTTTGCAAGAATCTTATTGCTGGTCTCAGTCACTCTTTTTGTCCATGGCATCCTACCTTCGTCAAT GTTTGGTCTGACAATCGAGAAGGTCCCATCATCTTGCTTTGAAGTCTCAGAGCAAACGTTGcaaaatttgtttagttttGTGGCATCTATATGGAATAAAGGCTTTCATGTAATGAAGTTGCTTGCCAGAGGTGATGACTGGGAAGTTCTTTTCAAG TCGATTGCTTCTATATGTATTCTCAAGTTGCTGTTCCGTTTCTCACTCGCAACATTGATTGGAGTTG gGTTGACATGCATGTTCATCATCTTCATTGTCTATGAACAGTGTGAAGAGGAAGTCAACAGTCTAATTGCAACAGGCTCAGTTAGAATTGAagcattaaagaaaaaaattgtcagTAAACTATCAAGCTTCTTGACGAAATATATTCCCCAAAGTTGA